One part of the Cellvibrionales bacterium genome encodes these proteins:
- a CDS encoding branched-chain amino acid ABC transporter permease → MEIFAQQLANGLILGSIYALIALGYTMVYGILGLINFAHGEVTMMGAMLSITLLNVLLNIAGLPPALCIGITLLITLPACMLLGVGIERIAYRPLRNAPRLAPLITAIGVSIVLQNVAMMIWGRGYQRFPDILSTQPFSFMHASLTPTKVAIVLVSALVLSGLWLLVNRTPLGRAMRATAQDSQVAQLMGVNINRVIAATFAIGSALGSLAGFLVAANYGQADPYMGFMLGLKAFSAAVLGGIGNLAGAVIGGLLLGLIESFGAGYIGELTGGVLGSNYQDIFAFLVLVSVLVLKPSGLLGKNTVERA, encoded by the coding sequence ATGGAAATCTTTGCCCAGCAATTAGCCAACGGTCTGATTCTGGGCAGCATTTATGCTCTGATCGCTCTCGGCTACACCATGGTGTACGGCATCCTCGGCCTGATCAACTTCGCTCACGGTGAAGTCACCATGATGGGTGCCATGCTGTCCATCACCCTGCTGAATGTGCTGCTGAATATTGCCGGTCTACCACCTGCGCTCTGCATTGGCATTACCCTACTGATTACCCTGCCCGCCTGCATGTTGTTAGGCGTGGGGATTGAACGCATTGCCTACCGACCGCTGCGCAATGCACCGCGTTTGGCACCCTTGATTACGGCAATTGGGGTGTCCATCGTGCTGCAAAATGTGGCAATGATGATTTGGGGACGCGGCTATCAACGCTTTCCTGACATCCTGTCTACTCAACCTTTTTCCTTTATGCACGCCAGCCTAACGCCCACCAAAGTGGCCATCGTGCTGGTTTCCGCCTTGGTGCTGAGTGGTTTGTGGCTGCTGGTGAACCGCACGCCGTTGGGACGCGCCATGCGCGCCACCGCGCAAGACAGCCAAGTGGCGCAGTTGATGGGGGTCAATATCAACCGCGTGATCGCCGCCACTTTTGCCATTGGCTCAGCTTTGGGTTCACTGGCTGGCTTTTTGGTAGCGGCGAATTATGGACAAGCCGACCCTTACATGGGTTTTATGTTGGGCTTGAAAGCATTTTCTGCCGCGGTATTGGGCGGCATCGGTAACTTAGCGGGTGCGGTGATCGGCGGCTTGCTACTCGGCTTAATTGAGAGTTTTGGCGCGGGCTATATTGGCGAACTGACCGGCGGTGTTTTAGGCAGTAACTATCAGGATATTTTCGCCTTTTTGGTGTTGGTCAGCGTGTTGGTGCTAAAACCCTCCGGCTTGCTCGGCAAAAACACCGTGGAGCGCGCCTAA
- a CDS encoding ABC transporter ATP-binding protein, with translation MKATVPNKVWLGYGLLVLAALLLPFLTGAAFGSGWVRTLDFVLLSAMLALGLNIVVGYAGLLDLGYIAFYALGAYVYALLASPHLGLHWSPFVILPLGAVVAGIFGVLLGAPTLRLRGDYLAIVTLGFGEIVRLFMNNLDRPFNLTNGPQGINLIDPLFTVQPFQLFGLRITSVYLYYYLFLFLACLVVFISIRLQDSRIGRAWMAVREDEMAAKACGINTRNIKLLAFAMGASFGGVAGGLFAGFQGFVSPESFVLLESIMVLCMVVLGGMGNIAGVILGAALLTITPEIFRDVAVPLQNSLLGRTVIDPENLRMLLFGVTLVATMLYKPQGLWPARFGSR, from the coding sequence ATGAAAGCCACCGTCCCCAATAAAGTGTGGCTCGGCTATGGCTTGCTAGTGCTGGCCGCTCTGTTGCTGCCTTTTTTAACCGGCGCCGCTTTTGGCAGCGGCTGGGTACGCACGCTAGATTTTGTGCTGCTCTCCGCCATGCTCGCACTGGGCTTGAATATTGTGGTGGGCTACGCGGGGTTGCTCGATCTCGGCTACATCGCGTTTTATGCATTAGGAGCTTATGTGTACGCCCTGCTCGCTTCACCGCATTTAGGATTGCACTGGTCTCCGTTTGTTATTTTGCCATTAGGTGCTGTGGTGGCTGGTATATTTGGCGTGTTGCTCGGCGCACCCACACTGCGTTTGCGTGGCGATTATCTCGCCATTGTCACACTGGGTTTTGGCGAAATTGTGCGTTTATTCATGAACAATCTTGATCGCCCCTTTAATCTCACCAACGGCCCGCAAGGCATCAATTTGATTGATCCTTTGTTTACTGTGCAGCCATTTCAGCTTTTTGGTTTGCGTATTACTTCTGTTTATCTCTACTACTATTTGTTTTTATTTTTAGCCTGCCTTGTCGTTTTTATTTCAATCCGATTACAAGATTCACGCATTGGTCGCGCATGGATGGCCGTGCGCGAAGATGAAATGGCGGCGAAAGCCTGCGGCATCAATACTCGCAATATCAAATTATTAGCCTTTGCAATGGGCGCCTCCTTTGGCGGTGTGGCGGGTGGTTTATTTGCCGGCTTTCAAGGTTTTGTCAGCCCAGAAAGTTTTGTGCTGCTCGAATCCATCATGGTGCTGTGCATGGTGGTGCTCGGTGGCATGGGCAATATTGCCGGCGTGATTTTAGGTGCAGCACTATTGACGATCACACCAGAAATTTTTCGTGATGTCGCAGTGCCTCTGCAAAACTCTTTGCTGGGTCGTACCGTGATCGATCCTGAAAATTTGCGCATGTTGTTATTTGGGGTAACGCTAGTTGCCACGATGCTATATAAGCCACAAGGTTTGTGGCCTGCACGCTTTGGCAGTCGCTGA